A single genomic interval of Microbacterium sp. LWO14-1.2 harbors:
- a CDS encoding aliphatic sulfonate ABC transporter substrate-binding protein — MSTITRRIIPAIAIAGTMMLVATGCVAGEDAPADTAEADTAASGEWSSDTISLDFATYNPLSLVVKDQGLLEEILGDEVTVEWVQSAGSNKANELLRSGSIDVGSTAGSAALLARANGSPIQVIDIYSQPEWAAIVVGPDSDITSVEDLAGKSVAATKGTDPYFFLLQALEEAGLSIDDVEVQNLQHADGRAALDGGSVAAWSGLDPIMAAAEVESGDKLIYRNVDFNSYGFLNATEDFIENHADLAQAVVDAYEQAREWALENPEETAALLAEVAGIDPAVATTVIEERSNLDVSGVPGDDQIAVLEKIAPVLVDSGDVQGGKESVDKALDSLVNDTFAKKAVGGE; from the coding sequence ATGAGCACCATCACCCGCCGAATCATCCCTGCGATCGCGATCGCGGGCACGATGATGCTCGTGGCCACGGGCTGCGTCGCAGGGGAGGACGCCCCCGCCGACACCGCGGAGGCCGACACCGCCGCATCCGGCGAATGGTCGTCCGACACGATCTCCCTCGACTTCGCCACGTACAACCCGCTCAGCCTCGTGGTGAAGGACCAGGGGCTGCTCGAGGAGATCCTCGGAGACGAGGTCACCGTCGAGTGGGTGCAGTCCGCCGGATCGAACAAGGCCAACGAGCTGCTGCGCTCCGGATCGATCGACGTCGGATCGACCGCGGGCTCGGCCGCCCTGCTCGCTCGTGCCAACGGCTCTCCGATCCAGGTCATCGACATCTACTCGCAGCCGGAGTGGGCGGCGATCGTCGTCGGACCCGACAGCGACATCACCTCGGTCGAGGATCTCGCGGGCAAGTCCGTCGCGGCGACCAAGGGCACCGACCCCTACTTCTTCCTCCTGCAGGCGCTCGAAGAGGCGGGGCTGTCGATCGACGACGTCGAGGTGCAGAACCTGCAGCACGCCGACGGGCGCGCAGCCCTGGACGGCGGATCGGTGGCCGCGTGGTCCGGACTCGATCCCATCATGGCCGCCGCCGAGGTCGAATCCGGCGACAAGCTGATCTACCGCAACGTCGACTTCAACTCCTACGGCTTCCTGAACGCCACCGAGGACTTCATCGAGAATCACGCGGACCTGGCGCAGGCCGTCGTCGACGCGTACGAGCAGGCCCGCGAGTGGGCGCTGGAGAACCCCGAGGAGACCGCCGCACTGCTCGCCGAGGTCGCGGGCATCGATCCCGCCGTCGCGACGACCGTGATCGAGGAGCGCTCGAACCTCGACGTGAGCGGCGTCCCCGGCGACGATCAGATCGCGGTTCTCGAGAAGATCGCTCCGGTGCTGGTGGACTCGGGTGATGTGCAGGGCGGCAAGGAGTCCGTCGACAAGGCGCTCGACTCCCTCGTCAACGACACCTTCGCGAAGAAGGCGGTCGGCGGAGAGTGA
- a CDS encoding 5'-3' exonuclease — protein MPDRADKLLLLDTASLYFRAFYGVPDKVTAPDGSPINAARGLLDIIAKLVTLYEPTHVVACWDDDWRPQWRVDLIPSYKAHRVVEVVPAGPDVEEVPDPLEAQIPLIRETLAALRVPIIGVAEHEADDVIGTLATHATMPVDIVTGDRDLFQLVDDERDVRVVYTARGMSNLEIVTDAVVVAKYGVLPTQYADFATMRGDASDGLPGVAGVGEKTAATLLKEHGDLAGIRAAAEAGEGMSAGVRAKVLAASAYLDVAPTVVEVAKDLEITAPTEPLLPLGPDEVDAAVALAETWNLGGSMARAIAAVGTTAG, from the coding sequence ATGCCAGATCGCGCCGACAAGCTGCTCCTGCTCGACACCGCCAGCCTCTACTTCCGCGCCTTCTACGGCGTGCCGGACAAGGTGACCGCCCCGGACGGGTCGCCGATCAACGCGGCGCGCGGTCTGCTCGACATCATCGCCAAGCTCGTCACGCTGTACGAGCCGACGCATGTGGTCGCGTGCTGGGACGACGACTGGCGTCCGCAGTGGCGCGTCGACCTCATCCCGAGTTACAAAGCTCACCGCGTGGTCGAAGTCGTCCCGGCGGGTCCGGACGTCGAAGAAGTGCCCGATCCGCTCGAAGCGCAGATCCCCCTGATCCGCGAGACGCTCGCGGCCTTGCGCGTCCCGATCATCGGCGTCGCCGAGCACGAGGCGGACGACGTGATCGGCACCCTGGCCACCCACGCGACGATGCCGGTCGACATCGTGACGGGCGATCGCGACCTCTTCCAGCTCGTCGATGACGAGCGCGACGTCCGTGTCGTCTACACGGCGCGGGGCATGAGCAACCTGGAGATCGTGACGGATGCCGTCGTCGTCGCCAAGTACGGAGTGCTGCCCACGCAGTACGCGGATTTCGCGACCATGCGCGGCGATGCCTCGGACGGGCTCCCCGGGGTCGCCGGAGTGGGCGAGAAGACCGCGGCGACCCTGCTCAAGGAGCACGGAGACCTCGCCGGCATCCGCGCTGCCGCCGAGGCGGGAGAGGGCATGAGCGCCGGTGTGCGGGCGAAGGTGCTCGCGGCCTCCGCCTACCTCGACGTCGCTCCGACCGTGGTCGAGGTGGCGAAGGATCTCGAGATCACCGCACCGACCGAGCCGCTCCTCCCCCTCGGACCCGACGAGGTCGACGCCGCCGTGGCCCTGGCCGAGACGTGGAACCTCGGCGGCTCGATGGCGCGAGCCATCGCCGCCGTCGGCACGACCGCCGGCTGA
- a CDS encoding heme-copper oxidase subunit III: protein MFFAGLFAIYFTLRSTSPELWADRTELLNVPFAFVNTAILVLSSFTCQMGVFAAEDLQPYRLPKGQKNGAGRRRLFGWGMVEWFFLTFALGAIFVSGQVWEYAQLVAEGMPISADSYASAFYITTGFHALHVTGGLIAFLLVIGRAYAVKNFRHKEATSSIVVSYYWHFVDVVWIVLFVVIYFLK from the coding sequence ATGTTCTTCGCGGGACTCTTCGCGATCTACTTCACCCTCCGCAGCACCTCACCCGAGCTGTGGGCCGACCGCACCGAACTCCTGAACGTGCCGTTCGCCTTCGTGAACACGGCCATCCTGGTGCTCTCATCCTTCACCTGCCAGATGGGTGTCTTCGCTGCTGAGGACCTGCAGCCGTACCGTCTCCCCAAGGGCCAGAAGAACGGTGCCGGTCGTCGCCGCCTGTTCGGCTGGGGCATGGTCGAGTGGTTCTTCCTCACCTTCGCACTCGGCGCGATCTTCGTGTCGGGTCAGGTCTGGGAGTACGCGCAGCTCGTCGCCGAGGGCATGCCGATCAGCGCCGACTCCTACGCATCGGCGTTCTACATCACCACTGGCTTCCACGCCCTGCACGTCACCGGCGGTCTCATCGCGTTCCTGCTCGTCATCGGACGCGCCTACGCCGTCAAGAACTTCCGGCACAAGGAGGCGACCTCCTCGATCGTGGTGTCCTACTACTGGCACTTCGTCGATGTCGTCTGGATCGTGCTGTTCGTCGTTATCTACTTCCTGAAATAA
- the trpD gene encoding anthranilate phosphoribosyltransferase, whose translation MPETLTWSDVLTTLLERRDLSVWESTWAMRQIMRGDVTEAQLAGFLIALRAKGETIDEIVGFRDAILEAAVPLPVSPNVLDIVGTGGDRVGTVNVSTTAAIIIGSAGIPVVKHGNRAASSASGSSDVLSALGLELTLDPAAVSSILDRTGITFAWAGAFHPGFKHAGGVRAELGVPTVFNMLGPLCNPARAEANAVGVAQMERVPLITGVFRTRGATALVFRGDDGLDELTTTGHSRIWEVTRGDIHEHDLDPRDLGIPLADLSDLIGGTPAHNAEILRRTLAGEQGPVRDIVLLNAAAGIVAFELSQDPAQATLPIVERLRAGYEKAAAAVDDGRAAAKLDQWIGVSRELATA comes from the coding sequence ATGCCTGAAACGCTGACCTGGTCCGACGTGCTCACCACTCTCCTGGAGCGCCGCGATCTCAGTGTCTGGGAGTCCACGTGGGCCATGCGTCAGATCATGCGCGGCGATGTCACGGAGGCGCAGCTGGCCGGCTTCCTCATCGCCCTCCGCGCGAAGGGCGAGACCATCGACGAGATCGTCGGCTTCCGCGACGCGATCCTCGAAGCGGCGGTGCCGCTGCCGGTGTCTCCGAACGTGCTCGACATCGTCGGAACCGGAGGCGATCGTGTCGGCACGGTCAACGTGTCGACAACGGCGGCCATCATCATCGGCTCTGCAGGCATCCCCGTGGTGAAGCACGGGAACCGGGCGGCGAGCTCGGCATCCGGGTCCTCCGATGTGCTGAGCGCTCTGGGTCTCGAGCTGACGCTGGACCCGGCCGCCGTGTCGTCGATCCTCGACCGCACGGGCATCACGTTCGCGTGGGCTGGGGCCTTCCACCCGGGGTTCAAGCATGCGGGCGGTGTGCGTGCGGAGCTCGGCGTGCCGACGGTGTTCAACATGCTCGGTCCGCTCTGCAACCCCGCTCGCGCCGAGGCCAACGCCGTCGGCGTGGCGCAGATGGAGCGCGTTCCCCTCATCACCGGAGTCTTCCGCACCCGCGGTGCGACGGCGCTCGTGTTCCGCGGCGACGACGGCCTCGACGAGCTGACCACGACCGGGCACAGCCGCATCTGGGAGGTCACCCGTGGCGACATCCATGAGCATGACCTGGACCCGCGCGATCTCGGCATCCCGCTCGCCGACCTCTCCGACCTCATCGGCGGCACGCCGGCGCACAATGCCGAGATCCTGCGTCGCACCCTCGCAGGGGAGCAGGGGCCCGTTCGTGACATCGTGCTGCTCAACGCCGCGGCCGGGATCGTCGCCTTCGAGCTCTCGCAGGACCCCGCGCAGGCCACGCTCCCGATCGTCGAACGACTCAGGGCCGGTTACGAGAAGGCCGCTGCCGCGGTCGACGACGGCCGGGCAGCCGCGAAGCTCGACCAGTGGATCGGCGTGAGCCGGGAGCTGGCCACCGCCTAG
- a CDS encoding cytochrome c, producing the protein MAREKKRRSNGRRSPLAAAALIGAGLMITGAVYAGASAAFAATDTQTAASSTLTVEDGEKLFQANCATCHGLDLQGTPNGPSLYGVGELAVEFQMSTGRMPLQMQGPQAPQKHPQFTEDQILAISSYVQETAPGPTFPKDEILDGEGDVAHGAELFRVNCAMCHNVAAAGGALTEGKYAPALTETSALHIYAAMVTGPQNMPVFGDMNLSDEDKRDIISALLFQQQSVQVGGFSLGSLGPVSEGLFAWIFGIGALVAITVWITAKSN; encoded by the coding sequence ATGGCACGAGAGAAGAAGCGCCGTTCTAACGGTCGCCGCAGCCCACTGGCAGCAGCGGCCCTCATCGGAGCAGGCCTCATGATCACCGGCGCCGTGTACGCCGGAGCATCCGCGGCGTTCGCCGCGACCGACACCCAGACCGCCGCGTCGAGCACGCTGACGGTGGAGGACGGCGAGAAGCTGTTCCAGGCGAACTGCGCCACCTGCCACGGCCTCGACCTGCAGGGCACGCCCAACGGGCCGAGCCTCTACGGCGTCGGCGAGCTGGCCGTCGAGTTCCAGATGTCCACCGGTCGCATGCCGCTGCAGATGCAGGGCCCGCAGGCTCCGCAGAAGCACCCGCAGTTCACCGAGGACCAGATCCTCGCGATCTCGTCCTACGTGCAGGAGACGGCTCCCGGCCCCACCTTCCCGAAGGACGAGATCCTCGACGGAGAGGGCGATGTGGCGCACGGCGCCGAGCTCTTCCGCGTCAACTGTGCCATGTGCCACAACGTGGCAGCCGCGGGCGGCGCGCTCACCGAAGGCAAGTACGCCCCCGCACTGACCGAGACCAGCGCGCTGCACATCTACGCCGCCATGGTCACCGGTCCCCAGAACATGCCCGTCTTCGGTGACATGAACCTGTCCGACGAGGACAAGCGCGACATCATCTCGGCTCTGCTCTTCCAGCAGCAGTCGGTGCAGGTCGGCGGCTTCTCGCTGGGCTCGCTCGGTCCTGTGTCCGAGGGCTTGTTCGCCTGGATCTTCGGAATCGGCGCGCTCGTCGCCATCACCGTGTGGATCACGGCGAAGTCCAACTGA
- a CDS encoding PHP domain-containing protein — translation MDPIAALLEIASLLERERASRYRAKAFRQAAATLQQLPEDVRSDPTRLRAAKGIGESTFSVIRQAQAGEVPDYLVELRGEVEPEIASELRSRLRGDLHAHTEWSDGTTPIAVMAAAARALGHEYQAITDHSPRLRVARGLSAERLREQIPQVRAESGDGFTLLAGIEVDILEDGALDQEDDLLAELDIVVASVHSKLRMDARPMTARMLAAVAHPRVNVLGHCTGRLVQGDRGTRPQSQFDAEAVFAACAENGVAVEINSRPERQDPPDELIAIALEAGCLFSIDSDAHAPGQLSLLDHGAQRAERAGVPASRIITTWGLERLLAWAG, via the coding sequence ATGGATCCGATTGCCGCACTTCTCGAGATCGCCTCGCTGCTCGAGCGCGAACGGGCGTCGCGGTACCGGGCCAAGGCCTTCCGGCAGGCAGCCGCGACCCTGCAGCAGCTCCCGGAGGACGTGCGGTCGGACCCGACGCGCCTGCGCGCGGCGAAGGGGATCGGCGAGTCGACGTTCTCGGTCATCCGTCAGGCGCAGGCGGGGGAGGTGCCCGACTACCTCGTCGAACTGCGCGGGGAGGTCGAGCCGGAGATCGCGTCGGAGCTCCGCTCCCGGCTGCGCGGCGACCTGCACGCCCACACGGAATGGTCGGACGGGACGACTCCGATCGCGGTGATGGCGGCAGCCGCTCGTGCACTCGGCCACGAGTATCAGGCGATCACGGATCACTCGCCGCGCCTGAGGGTCGCCCGAGGACTGTCCGCTGAGCGGCTGCGCGAGCAGATCCCCCAGGTGCGCGCGGAATCGGGCGACGGCTTCACCCTGCTCGCCGGCATCGAGGTCGACATCCTCGAGGACGGCGCCCTGGACCAGGAGGACGACCTCCTCGCGGAACTCGACATCGTCGTCGCGTCCGTGCACTCGAAGCTCAGGATGGACGCGCGGCCCATGACCGCGCGCATGCTCGCGGCCGTCGCGCACCCTCGCGTGAACGTCCTCGGACACTGCACCGGTCGTCTCGTGCAGGGGGATCGAGGGACGCGTCCGCAGTCGCAGTTCGATGCCGAGGCGGTGTTCGCCGCGTGCGCGGAGAACGGTGTGGCGGTCGAGATCAACTCCCGGCCCGAGCGTCAGGATCCCCCGGACGAGCTCATCGCGATCGCGCTGGAGGCGGGGTGCCTGTTCTCGATCGACTCGGATGCGCACGCGCCGGGGCAGCTCTCGCTCCTCGACCACGGGGCGCAGCGCGCGGAGCGCGCCGGGGTCCCCGCGTCCCGGATCATCACGACCTGGGGACTGGAGCGCCTGCTCGCCTGGGCGGGTTGA
- a CDS encoding ABC transporter ATP-binding protein, translated as MTSLLNAPASSRAPGAPGAAASVQLDAVERAFPLGQGTREVLRGVTLDVAAGEIVAVVGPSGCGKSTLLRLIGGLDAPSRGRIELGGAAVADADERTAVAFQEPRLLPWRTLAQNVELGLPRRTPRREGRERVEELLHLVGLEHAAGQRPREVSGGMAQRASLARALARNPGVLLLDEPFGALDALTRLRMHDLLLKIHAAEPTTVLLVTHDVEEALYLADRVLLLRTLTGDTDSAAPSIARTVSVPGARPRDRADRGLADLRAELLEGLGVDTHHRTSPEENR; from the coding sequence ATGACCTCCCTCCTGAACGCGCCCGCATCGTCGCGCGCTCCGGGGGCGCCCGGCGCCGCGGCATCCGTGCAGCTGGACGCCGTCGAGCGCGCGTTCCCGCTCGGTCAGGGGACGAGAGAGGTGTTACGCGGGGTCACCCTCGACGTGGCAGCCGGTGAGATCGTCGCCGTCGTCGGCCCTTCGGGCTGTGGCAAGTCCACTCTTCTCCGACTGATCGGCGGTCTGGATGCTCCGAGCCGGGGCCGGATCGAGCTCGGCGGCGCGGCCGTCGCCGACGCCGACGAGCGCACCGCAGTCGCCTTTCAGGAGCCGCGGCTGCTCCCGTGGCGGACCCTCGCCCAGAACGTCGAACTCGGACTCCCTCGACGGACGCCCCGGCGTGAGGGCCGCGAACGCGTCGAAGAGCTGCTGCACCTCGTCGGCCTCGAGCACGCGGCAGGGCAACGCCCGCGCGAGGTGTCGGGAGGAATGGCCCAGCGTGCCTCCCTCGCGCGCGCTCTGGCGCGGAATCCCGGCGTGCTGCTGCTCGACGAGCCCTTCGGCGCCCTCGACGCCCTCACCAGGCTGCGTATGCACGACCTGCTCCTGAAGATCCACGCCGCCGAGCCGACCACGGTCCTCCTCGTCACGCACGACGTCGAGGAGGCGCTCTACCTCGCCGATCGCGTGCTGCTGCTGCGTACCCTCACGGGTGACACGGATTCCGCGGCGCCCTCGATCGCGCGCACGGTGTCCGTGCCGGGCGCACGGCCACGCGACCGCGCCGACCGCGGCCTCGCAGACCTCCGCGCCGAGCTCCTCGAAGGACTCGGCGTCGACACCCACCACCGCACGTCCCCCGAGGAGAACCGATGA
- the rpsA gene encoding 30S ribosomal protein S1: MTTATTAPATKQVAINDIGSAEDFLAAVEKTLKFFNDGDIIEGTIVKIDRDEVLLDVGYKTEGVIPSRELSIKHDVDPNEVVKVGDEVEALVLQKEDKEGRLILSKKRAQYERAWGDVEKIKENDGVVTGTVIEVVKGGLIVDIGLRGFLPASLIELRRVRDLTPYLGQEIEAKILELDKNRNNVVLSRRALLEQTQSESRTTFLNNLHKGQVRKGVVSSIVNFGAFVDLGGVDGLVHVSELSWKHIEHASEVVEVGQEVTVEILEVDLDRERVSLSLKATQEDPWQVFARTHAIGQVTPGKVTKLVPFGAFVRVADGIEGLVHISELSSKHVELAEQVVSVGEEVFVKVIDIDLERRRISLSLKQANESVDPNGTEFDPALYGMVAEYDENGEYKYPEGFDAETGAWKEGFDAQREAWEQEYAAAQARWEAHKAQVAKAAEAEAAAGDDFGGQSFSSEAAGAGTLADDEALAALREKLSGGNS; the protein is encoded by the coding sequence ATGACTACCGCAACGACCGCCCCGGCCACCAAGCAGGTCGCCATCAACGACATCGGATCTGCTGAGGACTTCCTGGCCGCGGTCGAGAAGACCCTGAAGTTCTTCAACGACGGCGACATCATCGAGGGCACGATCGTCAAGATCGACCGCGATGAGGTTCTGCTCGACGTCGGCTACAAGACCGAGGGTGTCATCCCCTCGCGCGAGCTCTCCATCAAGCACGACGTCGACCCCAACGAGGTCGTCAAGGTCGGCGACGAGGTCGAGGCTCTCGTTCTCCAGAAGGAGGACAAGGAAGGCCGCCTGATCCTCTCCAAGAAGCGTGCGCAGTACGAGCGCGCCTGGGGAGACGTCGAGAAGATCAAGGAGAACGACGGCGTCGTCACCGGTACGGTCATCGAGGTCGTCAAGGGTGGACTCATCGTCGACATCGGCCTCCGCGGCTTCCTGCCTGCGTCGCTCATCGAGCTGCGCCGCGTCCGCGACCTCACGCCGTACCTCGGCCAGGAGATCGAGGCCAAGATCCTCGAGCTCGACAAGAACCGCAACAACGTCGTGCTCTCGCGCCGCGCCCTGCTCGAGCAGACGCAGTCCGAGTCGCGCACCACGTTCCTCAACAACCTGCACAAGGGCCAGGTCCGCAAGGGCGTCGTCTCGTCGATCGTCAACTTCGGTGCGTTCGTCGACCTCGGCGGCGTCGACGGTCTCGTGCACGTCTCCGAGCTCTCCTGGAAGCACATCGAGCACGCCTCCGAGGTCGTCGAGGTGGGCCAGGAGGTCACCGTCGAGATCCTCGAGGTCGACCTCGACCGCGAGCGCGTCTCCCTGTCGCTGAAGGCGACGCAGGAGGACCCGTGGCAGGTCTTCGCCCGCACCCACGCGATCGGTCAGGTCACGCCGGGTAAGGTCACCAAGCTCGTTCCGTTCGGTGCATTCGTGCGCGTCGCGGACGGCATCGAGGGCCTCGTGCACATCTCGGAGCTCTCGAGCAAGCACGTCGAGCTCGCCGAGCAGGTCGTGTCGGTCGGCGAAGAGGTCTTCGTCAAGGTCATCGACATCGACCTCGAGCGTCGTCGCATCTCGCTGTCGCTGAAGCAGGCCAACGAGTCGGTCGACCCCAACGGCACCGAGTTCGACCCGGCCCTGTACGGCATGGTCGCGGAGTACGACGAGAACGGCGAGTACAAGTACCCGGAGGGCTTCGACGCCGAGACGGGTGCCTGGAAGGAAGGCTTCGACGCCCAGCGCGAGGCATGGGAGCAGGAGTACGCTGCAGCCCAGGCTCGCTGGGAGGCGCACAAGGCTCAGGTCGCGAAGGCGGCCGAGGCCGAGGCTGCGGCCGGCGACGACTTCGGTGGTCAGTCCTTCTCGAGCGAGGCCGCCGGTGCGGGCACGCTCGCGGACGACGAGGCTCTCGCAGCACTGCGCGAGAAGCTCTCGGGCGGCAACTCCTGA
- a CDS encoding Rieske (2Fe-2S) protein codes for MAHDDDSQALDRAYQPSPGLGVAVSDPVQNPGLPPHRERMTDKDPRVEKTAERTVYTLFYLSLAGSIWAVAAYMLFPIESGALIDIRQNNLFIGLGIALALLALGIGAIHWSKALMSDKEHIEHRHPTRGKDSTREATIQAFAAANEESGFGRRTMIRNSLFAAIVASIIPGVTLFRGLAPHSTPDDPTAGDPVALLKHTMWEKGARLVRDPDGTPIRAADVTLGSAFHVIPEELATLSHHDGYLEEKAKAIVLMMRLRPEQLIEAEDRKDWSYDGIVAYSKVCTHVGCPVALYEQQTHHLLCPCHQSQFDVTDHAKVIFGPAARPLPQLPITVDDEGYLVARSDFTEPVGPSFWERH; via the coding sequence ATGGCACACGACGACGACTCGCAGGCTCTTGACAGGGCCTACCAGCCCTCTCCGGGGCTGGGCGTCGCAGTCAGCGACCCTGTGCAGAACCCGGGGCTGCCGCCGCACCGCGAGCGGATGACCGACAAGGATCCGCGCGTCGAGAAGACCGCCGAGCGGACCGTCTACACGCTGTTCTACCTGTCGCTCGCCGGAAGCATCTGGGCCGTCGCGGCCTACATGCTCTTCCCGATCGAGAGCGGCGCTCTCATCGACATCCGTCAGAACAACCTCTTCATCGGCCTCGGCATCGCCCTGGCGCTCCTCGCCCTCGGCATCGGCGCGATCCACTGGTCGAAGGCGCTGATGAGCGACAAGGAGCACATCGAGCACCGCCACCCCACCCGGGGCAAGGACTCGACCCGCGAGGCAACGATCCAGGCGTTCGCCGCGGCGAACGAGGAGTCCGGCTTCGGACGCCGCACGATGATCCGCAACTCGCTGTTCGCGGCGATCGTCGCGTCGATCATCCCCGGCGTCACGCTCTTCCGCGGTCTCGCGCCGCACAGCACGCCCGACGACCCCACCGCCGGTGACCCCGTCGCGCTGCTCAAGCACACGATGTGGGAGAAGGGCGCGCGCCTGGTCCGCGACCCCGACGGCACCCCGATCCGCGCGGCGGACGTCACCCTCGGATCCGCCTTCCACGTCATCCCGGAGGAGCTCGCGACGCTGAGCCACCACGACGGGTACCTCGAGGAGAAGGCCAAGGCCATCGTCCTCATGATGCGTCTCCGTCCGGAGCAGCTCATCGAGGCCGAGGACCGCAAGGACTGGTCGTACGACGGCATCGTCGCGTACTCGAAGGTCTGCACGCACGTCGGCTGCCCGGTCGCCCTGTACGAGCAGCAGACGCATCACCTCCTCTGCCCCTGCCACCAGTCGCAGTTCGACGTCACGGATCACGCCAAGGTCATCTTCGGACCGGCCGCACGTCCGCTGCCGCAGCTGCCCATCACCGTCGACGACGAGGGCTACCTCGTCGCACGCAGTGACTTCACCGAGCCCGTCGGCCCGAGCTTCTGGGAGCGCCATTGA
- a CDS encoding cytochrome bc complex cytochrome b subunit, which translates to MSTATLSKEDKDTKAPLGGRFVGAASNYLDERTSLSGMVKELGRKIFPDHWSFMLGEIALWSFVVVFLSGTFLTFFFQASMVETHYTGAYAPMRGIEMSAALESSLHISFDLRGGLLVRQIHHWAALVFIAGIGVHMLRVFFTGAFRKPRELNWVIGFVLFILAMAEGFTGYSLPDDLLSGNGLRIIDGMIKGLPLIGTWTSFLLFGGEFPGTDIVGRLYTLHILLLPMIVIALIGLHLMLMIINKHTQFAGPGRTNDNVVGYPMMPVYMSKMGGFLFIVFGAIVLIATFFQINPIWNYGPYDPSPVSAGTQPDWYIGFADGALRLAPSNWDIVFLDHTWSFGILAPVAVLGLFIVVVAIYPFIEAWITGDKREHHIAQRPRNAATRTAIGVAGVVFYAVLWAAASSDLIATHFMLTMEGVIHTLQAMLFLGPILAYFVTKRIALALQKKDREIVLHGFESGRIVRLPGGEFIEVHEPVDKYDRWKLIDVDGYEPLVVRPNEKGRIPWSENLRSSISRWFFEDRLAPLTQAEVEAADAHQHHVTAQNEETELAEIQGAHERAGFPDAPLTVEENHVDETANTPSTVIATDPPKHPRDKKSEEDAE; encoded by the coding sequence TTGAGCACCGCAACGCTGTCCAAAGAGGACAAGGACACCAAGGCGCCTCTCGGCGGCCGCTTCGTCGGCGCCGCGTCGAACTACCTCGACGAGCGCACCAGCCTCTCCGGCATGGTCAAGGAGCTCGGTCGCAAGATCTTCCCCGACCACTGGTCGTTCATGCTGGGCGAGATCGCGCTGTGGAGCTTCGTCGTCGTGTTCCTCTCCGGAACCTTCCTGACGTTCTTCTTCCAGGCGTCGATGGTCGAGACGCACTACACCGGCGCGTACGCCCCGATGCGCGGCATCGAGATGTCGGCGGCCCTCGAGTCCTCGCTGCACATCTCGTTCGACCTCCGCGGCGGTCTGCTGGTCCGTCAGATCCACCACTGGGCCGCTCTCGTGTTCATCGCCGGCATCGGCGTGCACATGCTGCGCGTGTTCTTCACCGGCGCGTTCCGCAAGCCGCGTGAGCTCAACTGGGTCATCGGTTTCGTCCTCTTCATCCTCGCGATGGCCGAGGGCTTCACGGGCTACTCGCTCCCCGACGACCTGCTGTCGGGTAACGGCCTCCGCATCATCGACGGCATGATCAAGGGTCTCCCTCTGATCGGCACGTGGACCTCGTTCCTCCTCTTCGGCGGCGAGTTCCCCGGCACCGACATCGTCGGACGCCTGTACACCCTGCACATCCTGCTGCTCCCGATGATCGTCATCGCGCTCATCGGCCTGCACCTGATGCTCATGATCATCAACAAGCACACGCAGTTCGCGGGCCCCGGCCGCACGAACGACAACGTCGTCGGCTACCCGATGATGCCGGTGTACATGTCGAAGATGGGCGGCTTCCTGTTCATCGTCTTCGGCGCCATCGTGCTGATCGCGACGTTCTTCCAGATCAACCCGATCTGGAACTACGGTCCGTACGACCCGTCTCCCGTGTCTGCAGGTACGCAGCCCGACTGGTACATCGGATTCGCCGACGGCGCGCTGCGTCTGGCTCCGTCGAACTGGGACATCGTGTTCCTCGACCACACCTGGTCGTTCGGCATCCTCGCGCCCGTCGCGGTCCTCGGTCTCTTCATCGTCGTCGTCGCCATCTACCCCTTCATCGAGGCGTGGATCACGGGCGACAAGCGCGAGCACCACATCGCCCAGCGTCCGCGCAACGCCGCCACCCGCACCGCCATCGGCGTCGCCGGCGTCGTGTTCTACGCGGTCCTGTGGGCTGCGGCATCCTCCGACCTCATCGCGACGCACTTCATGCTCACGATGGAGGGCGTCATCCACACGCTGCAGGCGATGCTCTTCCTCGGCCCGATCCTCGCCTACTTCGTCACCAAGCGCATCGCACTCGCGCTGCAGAAGAAGGACCGCGAGATCGTGCTCCATGGATTCGAGTCGGGACGCATCGTGCGCCTTCCCGGCGGCGAGTTCATCGAGGTCCACGAGCCCGTCGACAAGTACGACCGCTGGAAGCTCATCGACGTCGACGGCTACGAGCCCCTCGTCGTGCGCCCCAACGAAAAGGGTCGTATCCCGTGGAGCGAGAACCTGAGGTCCTCGATCTCCCGCTGGTTCTTCGAGGACCGTCTGGCACCGCTCACGCAGGCCGAGGTCGAGGCCGCAGATGCGCACCAGCACCACGTCACCGCTCAGAATGAGGAGACCGAGCTGGCGGAGATCCAGGGCGCTCACGAGCGCGCAGGATTCCCCGACGCACCGCTCACGGTCGAGGAGAACCACGTCGACGAGACGGCGAACACTCCGAGCACCGTGATCGCGACGGATCCCCCCAAGCACCCTCGTGACAAGAAGTCGGAGGAGGACGCGGAATAA